The following coding sequences are from one Lolium rigidum isolate FL_2022 chromosome 6, APGP_CSIRO_Lrig_0.1, whole genome shotgun sequence window:
- the LOC124668102 gene encoding monothiol glutaredoxin-S2-like — MQAVASIRRGLTIDPAGEEEAPAERFGRLVRESPVVIFARRGCYMAHVMKSLLAAVGAHATVIELEGAAEELAAAEAGGQNAAVPALFVGGAPVGGLEGLMGLHLSGRLVPRLREVGALYV, encoded by the coding sequence ATGCAGGCGGTGGCGAGCATCCGGCGGGGGCTGACCATCGACccggcgggggaggaggaggccccGGCGGAGCGGTTCGGGCGCCTGGTCCGGGAGAGCCCCGTGGTGATCTTCGCGCGGCGTGGCTGCTACATGGCCCACGTCATGAAGAGCCTGCTGGCCGCCGTGGGCGCCCacgccaccgtcatcgagctggagggCGCCGCGGAGGAgctcgcggcggcggaggccggcggccaGAACGCGGCCGTGCCGGCGCTCTTCGTCGGCGGCGCGCCCGTCGGCGGACTCGAGGGCCTCATGGGGCTCCACCTCAGCGGCCGCCTCGTCCCGCGCCTCAGGGAGGTCGGCGCACTCTACGTCTAG